In one window of Pseudobythopirellula maris DNA:
- the rpsU gene encoding 30S ribosomal protein S21, whose amino-acid sequence MVKLTLRDKETAQEAVRRFRKLVERSGIKKEMRIREFYEKPSATKRRAKLRAQRRNRRERLLSSRA is encoded by the coding sequence GTGGTTAAGCTTACGCTTCGAGACAAGGAGACCGCTCAAGAGGCCGTGCGGAGGTTCCGCAAGCTGGTCGAGCGCAGTGGCATCAAGAAAGAGATGCGTATCCGCGAGTTCTACGAGAAGCCGAGCGCCACGAAGCGTCGCGCTAAGTTGCGCGCCCAACGCCGCAACCGCCGCGAGCGTTTGCTCAGCAGCCGCGCCTGA
- a CDS encoding ABC transporter permease, whose amino-acid sequence MSSHKRAIPAVFARQTGLMAGLLAAVLLAAVAGERVRGLLASSAQLASLSVAIALPLGLLLALLLAKTDTPGRRPALLLLVAGMFTPLHFVAAGWDAALGVSGVLTPWLALAASDGLSSAPLIAGWRGAVWVHAMAATPWVAMIAAAGLWSVDAELEEDALLDAPPHRVLRRITLPLAAGALAAGALWAAAVAASEMTVTDLYQVRTFAEEVYTQAALGSLDFTATPDAALPPGAVRGRLALAGGVGLVALGAFASLMLVRRSVRVDATAERRPAWRAELGRWRPLGAATLAMLMLLVVGVPVAALASNAGTEVVPAGDTVQRQRSATKLIGAIAAAPWQHRRELTQSTLVGAAAATSAVVFGALAAWRLRRGVAPLTTALMAFALAIPGPLLGLAIIRLLNQPTDSPVWWLAWLYDHTQTGPWIAQTVRATPIAALVLWPPLASVPQSALDAARLEGAGPLRRLWGVAAPMRLGAFAAAWLAALAVALGELAATVLVAPPGTPPLAVRVFSLLHYGVEDRVAAICLVLMLGYTAMAAAAIVLWRRSMAGGV is encoded by the coding sequence ATGTCCTCCCACAAACGTGCAATACCGGCGGTTTTCGCCCGGCAAACCGGCCTGATGGCTGGGTTGCTGGCCGCGGTCCTGCTGGCTGCCGTGGCGGGCGAGCGGGTTCGTGGGCTGCTGGCCAGCAGCGCCCAGTTGGCCTCTCTCTCGGTGGCGATCGCCCTGCCGCTGGGCCTCTTGCTGGCTCTGCTGCTGGCCAAAACCGACACGCCCGGCCGGCGCCCTGCCCTGCTGTTGCTCGTGGCCGGCATGTTCACGCCGCTGCACTTTGTCGCCGCCGGCTGGGACGCCGCCCTCGGCGTCTCCGGCGTGCTAACGCCATGGCTGGCTCTCGCTGCATCCGATGGTTTGAGCAGCGCGCCGCTGATCGCCGGGTGGCGAGGCGCCGTTTGGGTGCACGCCATGGCGGCCACGCCGTGGGTCGCCATGATCGCGGCCGCCGGGCTGTGGTCGGTCGACGCGGAGCTCGAAGAAGACGCCCTGCTCGACGCCCCGCCGCACCGGGTGCTGCGTCGCATCACGCTGCCGCTCGCCGCGGGCGCGCTAGCGGCGGGGGCCTTGTGGGCGGCGGCTGTGGCGGCGTCGGAGATGACCGTCACGGACCTGTACCAGGTGCGCACCTTCGCCGAGGAGGTGTACACCCAGGCGGCGCTCGGCTCGCTGGATTTCACCGCGACGCCCGACGCCGCGCTGCCGCCTGGCGCCGTGCGGGGCCGCCTGGCCCTGGCCGGCGGAGTGGGCCTCGTCGCCCTCGGCGCCTTCGCGAGTCTGATGCTCGTCCGCCGATCGGTGAGGGTCGACGCCACCGCCGAGCGTCGCCCGGCGTGGCGCGCCGAGTTGGGGCGATGGCGGCCGCTCGGCGCCGCGACGCTCGCGATGCTCATGCTGCTGGTGGTCGGCGTGCCGGTTGCCGCGCTCGCCTCGAACGCCGGGACGGAGGTCGTGCCGGCGGGCGACACGGTTCAGCGGCAGAGGTCCGCCACGAAGCTCATCGGCGCCATCGCCGCGGCGCCGTGGCAGCACCGCCGCGAGCTGACGCAGAGCACGCTTGTCGGCGCGGCGGCGGCGACCTCGGCGGTCGTGTTCGGCGCGCTGGCGGCGTGGCGGCTGCGGCGCGGCGTGGCGCCGCTCACGACCGCGCTGATGGCGTTCGCCCTGGCGATACCCGGGCCGCTGCTGGGGCTCGCCATTATCCGCCTGCTGAACCAGCCGACCGACTCGCCCGTTTGGTGGCTGGCGTGGCTCTACGACCACACCCAAACCGGCCCCTGGATCGCGCAGACCGTGCGCGCCACGCCGATCGCCGCGCTCGTGCTGTGGCCCCCCTTGGCGAGCGTGCCGCAATCGGCGCTCGACGCGGCCCGCCTCGAGGGCGCCGGCCCGCTGCGGAGGTTGTGGGGGGTCGCGGCGCCGATGCGTCTCGGGGCGTTCGCCGCCGCCTGGCTGGCGGCGTTAGCCGTCGCCCTGGGCGAGCTGGCCGCCACGGTGCTCGTCGCCCCGCCCGGCACGCCGCCGCTGGCGGTCCGTGTTTTTTCGCTGTTGCACTACGGGGTCGAAGACCGCGTGGCGGCGATCTGCTTGGTGCTGATGCTCGGCTACACCGCGATGGCGGCGGCGGCCATCGTGCTGTGGCGGCGATCGATGGCCGGCGGCGTCTGA
- a CDS encoding ABC transporter ATP-binding protein gives MIEIRNFGKTYGDFVAVEDLSLDIGAGEMFGFIGPNGAGKSTTIRFLATLLRATHGEATVNGCSVNDDPIGVRRSVGYMPDMFGVYDGMKVWEFLDFFAVAYEIPKAQRKGVIGDVLELLDLTHKRDDYVNGLSRGMKQRLCLAKTLVHDPPVLILDEPASGLDPRARLEVKALLKELRKMGKTILISSHILTELADVCTSIGIIERGKLLLSGPIDKVYRKIQQNRHLVVRFAGDPAPGLSLVRSDPNVRAIQEETRGATVELAGTDDDVQRLMRALVAAKVGLVSFADKEPTLEDVFMMVTKGLVT, from the coding sequence ATGATCGAGATCCGCAACTTCGGCAAAACCTACGGCGACTTCGTCGCGGTGGAGGACCTGAGCCTCGACATCGGGGCGGGTGAGATGTTCGGCTTCATCGGCCCCAACGGCGCCGGCAAGAGCACCACCATCCGCTTCCTCGCCACGCTGCTGCGCGCCACGCACGGCGAGGCGACGGTGAACGGCTGCAGCGTGAACGACGACCCGATCGGCGTGCGCCGCTCGGTCGGCTACATGCCCGACATGTTCGGCGTGTACGACGGCATGAAGGTGTGGGAGTTCCTCGACTTCTTCGCCGTGGCGTACGAGATCCCCAAGGCGCAGCGCAAGGGGGTCATTGGCGACGTGCTCGAGCTCTTGGACCTCACGCACAAGCGCGACGACTACGTGAACGGCCTGTCGCGCGGCATGAAGCAGCGGCTCTGCTTGGCCAAGACCTTGGTCCACGACCCGCCGGTGCTGATCCTCGACGAACCGGCGAGCGGCCTCGACCCGCGTGCCCGGCTTGAGGTCAAAGCGCTGCTCAAAGAGCTCCGCAAGATGGGCAAGACGATCCTCATCTCGAGCCACATCCTCACCGAGCTGGCCGACGTCTGCACGAGCATCGGCATCATCGAACGCGGCAAGCTGTTGCTCTCCGGGCCGATCGACAAGGTCTACCGCAAGATCCAGCAGAACCGCCACCTCGTAGTCCGCTTCGCCGGCGACCCGGCGCCCGGCCTGAGCCTCGTTCGCAGCGACCCCAACGTGCGCGCGATCCAGGAAGAGACGCGCGGCGCCACGGTCGAGCTGGCCGGCACGGACGACGACGTGCAGCGGCTGATGCGGGCGCTGGTCGCCGCCAAGGTCGGCCTCGTGTCGTTCGCCGACAAGGAGCCGACCTTGGAGGATGTCTTTATGATGGTCACTAAGGGGTTGGTGACGTGA